The proteins below are encoded in one region of Segatella copri:
- a CDS encoding C10 family peptidase — protein sequence MNKRFTLSFLLLLSFLLSATAQSIDEARAKRIAASFFKSNAARSMRGEKMVQNENLVNNYTARVGDKNCFYIFNRGKNDGFVIVSADERTRQNVLGYSERGSLDYSSSPAYIKAFLDRYAQGISLLKSADGSQGGTTITYQDPVDPLLGDIAWGQGWPYNLLCPKDDQGGNYVTGCVQTAMAQIMAYHKWPKQGRGTASYEWNGQTLSADFSKSTYRWDLMQPQYEYGDESISEDSKMAVAKLMADCGIANGASYADGGTGASSGSAAQSLIDYFDYDLSINMLDRNECSAEYYEGTIQNELRQGRPVMLGGGNSKGEGDAHEFLCDGFNQEGYYHINFGWNGYVNGYFLISATGYDVNPDVIYGIQKNQGGKGDFVASSSLDFMCVEGHKVSMGIAISTFAHFQYDFAFAFENTSDGKVEYAPINGNLSVGIWTTPQEPNIVTFDKKLANGTYKMYPVVSIKGRNDWRKVIFGDKRQSFIDVSVSGGILSMENNHIYDDIEEGAVEINGIYYQLNADKKTATVTYKNSKYDSYAGYVVIPEMVTASDGNSYQVVAIGKNAFTECRNLEEVSIPASVEEIGYGAFSQSSLRNINIPQKSRLKSIGGWGFNGSGLESISLPDGFSYLAQCAFQGCSLRYISLPSSLTSFGSVAFNACQKLNTLKVAWRQIPNTNEMLAQVDLSQAKLLVPKGYKEIYQKNQELSGFKSIEEYWEQGAAGITPVDSTQTASFCSGTDVEGYYVVPDTLVLDDGTKYPVTVIADYAFKGNQQVTSVTIPSSVSKIGEKAFAGCVKLEELSLQNPIPPTLASDAAVGKSRGMAGAESAIPEFDGVDLGSCTLYVPIGSAALYRSAYGWSAFQKIVEKENTDIKGVVMQRGTSGHVYNLQGMHVGYDKKLQSLPAGVYIVKGKKMVVSK from the coding sequence ATGAACAAGAGATTTACTTTATCATTCTTGCTCCTGCTATCGTTCTTGCTTTCGGCAACAGCCCAAAGCATAGATGAAGCCAGAGCTAAGCGTATTGCCGCATCTTTTTTCAAAAGTAATGCTGCAAGAAGTATGAGAGGGGAAAAAATGGTACAGAATGAAAACCTGGTCAACAACTATACGGCTAGGGTCGGTGACAAAAATTGCTTCTATATCTTCAATAGAGGCAAGAACGATGGCTTTGTCATCGTTTCGGCCGATGAGCGCACCCGACAAAACGTGTTGGGCTATTCGGAGAGAGGCAGCCTGGATTATAGTTCCAGTCCTGCTTATATCAAGGCTTTCCTCGATAGGTATGCGCAAGGTATCAGCCTGCTTAAGTCGGCGGATGGAAGCCAGGGCGGCACAACCATTACCTACCAAGACCCAGTGGATCCACTACTGGGGGATATCGCTTGGGGACAAGGTTGGCCTTACAACCTTCTGTGCCCAAAGGACGATCAGGGAGGTAATTATGTGACGGGTTGTGTGCAGACCGCCATGGCACAAATCATGGCTTATCATAAGTGGCCAAAGCAAGGCCGGGGAACTGCGTCTTATGAATGGAACGGACAGACTTTGTCGGCTGATTTCAGCAAGTCAACCTATCGATGGGACTTGATGCAGCCTCAGTATGAATATGGTGACGAAAGCATCAGCGAAGATTCGAAGATGGCTGTCGCCAAGCTGATGGCAGACTGTGGCATAGCCAACGGTGCCAGTTATGCTGACGGAGGCACGGGAGCCAGTTCAGGCTCCGCAGCCCAGTCGCTGATAGACTATTTCGATTATGACCTGAGCATAAACATGTTAGACCGAAATGAATGCTCGGCCGAGTATTATGAGGGCACGATTCAGAACGAGTTGCGCCAAGGCAGGCCGGTCATGCTAGGAGGTGGCAACTCGAAGGGCGAGGGTGATGCCCATGAATTCTTATGCGACGGCTTCAACCAAGAGGGCTATTATCACATTAATTTCGGATGGAATGGATATGTCAATGGATATTTCCTGATTTCCGCCACAGGATACGACGTGAATCCTGATGTGATATATGGCATTCAGAAAAACCAGGGTGGAAAGGGCGACTTCGTGGCTTCCTCCTCCCTGGATTTCATGTGCGTTGAGGGGCATAAAGTTTCGATGGGCATAGCCATCAGCACTTTTGCCCATTTCCAGTACGACTTCGCCTTCGCCTTCGAGAATACCTCTGACGGGAAGGTGGAGTATGCCCCTATAAATGGTAATCTTTCGGTAGGTATATGGACTACGCCACAGGAACCAAACATTGTGACCTTCGATAAGAAACTAGCCAACGGAACTTACAAGATGTATCCTGTGGTTAGCATCAAGGGAAGAAACGATTGGCGCAAGGTGATATTTGGCGACAAAAGACAAAGCTTTATAGACGTCAGTGTCTCTGGCGGAATACTCAGCATGGAGAATAATCATATCTATGATGACATCGAGGAAGGTGCGGTCGAGATAAATGGCATCTACTATCAGTTGAATGCCGACAAGAAGACTGCTACCGTGACCTATAAGAACAGCAAGTATGACTCGTATGCAGGTTATGTGGTGATTCCAGAGATGGTGACGGCTAGCGACGGCAATAGCTACCAAGTGGTGGCTATAGGCAAGAACGCCTTCACCGAGTGTCGTAACTTGGAGGAAGTGAGCATACCTGCCAGCGTAGAGGAGATAGGCTATGGAGCATTTAGCCAGTCAAGTCTGAGGAACATCAACATTCCGCAGAAATCACGGCTCAAGAGTATCGGTGGATGGGGTTTCAATGGATCGGGACTTGAGAGTATCTCGTTGCCCGACGGATTCTCTTATCTTGCACAGTGTGCCTTCCAGGGATGCTCGTTGCGATATATCTCGTTGCCTTCTTCCTTGACCTCTTTCGGTTCTGTGGCCTTCAACGCATGCCAAAAGCTGAATACCCTCAAGGTGGCTTGGAGACAGATACCTAATACTAACGAGATGCTGGCACAGGTGGACTTGTCGCAGGCGAAGTTGCTCGTGCCTAAGGGATATAAGGAGATATACCAGAAGAACCAGGAGTTGAGTGGGTTCAAGAGCATCGAGGAATACTGGGAGCAAGGTGCCGCAGGCATCACGCCAGTGGATTCTACCCAGACGGCCTCCTTCTGCTCGGGAACCGATGTGGAGGGATACTATGTTGTTCCAGACACGCTCGTGTTGGATGATGGCACTAAATATCCTGTCACCGTGATAGCAGACTATGCCTTTAAGGGTAACCAGCAAGTTACGTCGGTTACTATACCTTCCTCTGTCTCCAAGATAGGCGAAAAGGCCTTTGCTGGTTGCGTCAAGCTGGAGGAACTTTCTTTGCAGAATCCTATTCCTCCGACTCTTGCCTCGGATGCAGCCGTTGGCAAAAGTCGAGGGATGGCGGGAGCTGAGTCTGCCATCCCTGAGTTTGATGGAGTGGATTTAGGAAGTTGTACCTTGTATGTACCTATAGGTAGTGCCGCCTTATATCGGAGCGCATATGGTTGGTCCGCATTCCAAAAAATCGTGGAGAAAGAGAACACGGACATCAAAGGTGTGGTCATGCAAAGGGGAACTTCTGGGCATGTCTACAATCTGCAAGGTATGCATGTGGGTTATGACAAGAAGCTACAATCTTTGCCAGCCGGTGTTTACATCGTGAAGGGCAAGAAAATGGTGGTTAGCAAATAG
- a CDS encoding YhcH/YjgK/YiaL family protein, whose product MAAGAHTCCHNSAQKCSCKRGYYTQYYGDKPELIKEAIAWAESGVWRNGFDKAKPHSSVNLADFYLQYQKNPQQWQALFDYLTKTDLLSIPKGKHKIPGSDLMVSVEDSKNEPLEKRRSESHNKHIDFQYVVKGTERFGVIDHYSSTPNCKYRPDVIHYDYDRRKARFFDSTPGEFFIFFPRDWHIAKVANDTSDQAIRVIVVKVDYVE is encoded by the coding sequence ATGGCCGCCGGTGCGCATACCTGCTGTCATAATTCAGCACAGAAATGCAGCTGCAAGAGAGGGTATTACACACAGTATTACGGCGATAAGCCCGAACTCATAAAAGAGGCTATAGCTTGGGCAGAGAGCGGCGTCTGGCGCAATGGTTTCGACAAGGCGAAGCCACATTCCAGCGTAAACCTCGCAGATTTCTATCTGCAGTATCAGAAGAATCCGCAGCAATGGCAGGCGCTCTTCGACTATCTGACAAAGACCGATTTGCTGAGCATTCCGAAGGGAAAGCACAAGATTCCGGGTTCCGACCTCATGGTAAGTGTAGAGGACAGCAAGAACGAGCCGCTGGAAAAGCGCCGCAGCGAGAGTCATAACAAGCACATCGATTTTCAGTATGTAGTAAAGGGCACAGAGCGTTTTGGCGTGATCGACCACTACTCCAGCACCCCCAACTGCAAGTATCGTCCCGACGTAATCCACTACGACTACGACCGCCGGAAGGCCCGTTTCTTCGACAGTACCCCCGGCGAATTCTTCATCTTCTTCCCTAGAGACTGGCACATCGCCAAGGTGGCAAATGACACCAGCGACCAGGCGATACGCGTCATCGTGGTGAAGGTAGATTATGTGGAATAA
- a CDS encoding ABC transporter substrate-binding protein: MKKLYILLCGATAALLMAACQGGKTAAADAEAGDTLEMKYAKLLTIVKHGDGEESSDAAEGIDYQYAEAIIANPWKAGTMLHRYILIPKGKEGDKTVAMLAKRRSTGARCTTDTVRTPVEKSAVFIAPHCQLMYELGCQQAIRGVCDLDYINIPDVKKRAASAGNAAAGKASAGNVSAENAIVDCGSSMAPDIERIIALKPEAILLSPFENSGGYGKLDKLHVPIIEAADYMESSPLGRAEWMKFYGMLFKKDGNAPKTALAASCEPKADSLFAKIEKEYLKLKAEAAGYPKGLSILTERKTGNVWYVPGGQSTIGILMKDANARYIFEDDEHSGSLAMSPEQILAKGKQVDVWAFKYFGGAPLSQAQLLQEYDGYKALAAFNRGNIYQVDTSTVPYFELTSFHPELLLREFIILAHGERFGKLKFYKK, translated from the coding sequence ATGAAAAAACTGTATATTCTTTTGTGTGGGGCAACGGCGGCCCTACTGATGGCGGCATGCCAGGGAGGAAAGACGGCTGCTGCTGATGCGGAGGCTGGCGATACCCTGGAGATGAAGTACGCCAAGTTGCTTACCATCGTGAAGCATGGTGATGGGGAAGAGAGTTCCGATGCTGCAGAAGGCATTGATTATCAGTATGCTGAGGCTATCATCGCCAACCCCTGGAAGGCGGGAACGATGCTGCATCGCTACATCCTGATTCCGAAGGGAAAGGAGGGGGATAAGACGGTGGCGATGCTTGCCAAAAGGCGCAGCACGGGGGCGAGATGCACTACCGATACCGTGCGCACACCGGTGGAGAAAAGTGCCGTTTTCATCGCTCCCCATTGCCAGCTGATGTACGAACTGGGCTGCCAGCAGGCTATCCGTGGTGTCTGCGACCTCGATTACATCAATATTCCGGATGTAAAGAAGAGGGCTGCTTCTGCTGGAAATGCTGCTGCCGGAAAAGCTTCAGCCGGAAATGTTTCTGCAGAGAATGCTATTGTGGATTGCGGTTCGAGCATGGCACCCGATATCGAGCGTATCATCGCCCTGAAACCCGAAGCCATCCTCCTTTCGCCTTTCGAAAACAGCGGAGGATATGGCAAGCTCGACAAGCTGCACGTGCCCATCATCGAGGCTGCCGACTATATGGAGTCTTCGCCATTGGGCAGGGCGGAATGGATGAAATTCTACGGCATGCTCTTTAAAAAAGACGGGAATGCACCGAAGACCGCTCTTGCTGCATCTTGCGAACCAAAGGCAGATTCGCTCTTTGCGAAGATAGAAAAGGAATATCTGAAGCTGAAAGCTGAGGCAGCCGGGTATCCGAAGGGCCTCTCTATCCTGACCGAAAGAAAGACGGGCAACGTATGGTATGTGCCTGGAGGTCAGAGTACTATCGGTATTCTGATGAAGGATGCCAACGCCCGTTATATCTTCGAGGACGATGAACATAGCGGAAGTCTGGCGATGAGTCCGGAGCAAATCTTGGCGAAGGGAAAGCAGGTGGATGTATGGGCATTCAAGTATTTCGGTGGTGCCCCTCTGTCGCAGGCTCAACTGCTTCAGGAATATGACGGCTACAAGGCTCTTGCTGCCTTCAACCGGGGTAATATCTATCAGGTAGATACCTCTACGGTACCTTATTTCGAGCTTACGAGTTTCCATCCCGAACTGCTGCTCAGAGAGTTCATCATCCTGGCTCATGGCGAGCGGTTCGGCAAATTGAAATTCTATAAGAAATAG
- a CDS encoding IS110 family transposase, which yields MDKELYIGVDVSKQTLDLAYYDGESIDWKKAHIKVSNNNAGFKKIGSWVAKVSKGFDIVLFCMEYTGLYTQNFRLWLEEKHYIYRMVEPRKMHRFEPDLDDGLRSLDRIKTDELDSFRIAIYCEQNHRKILRNPSKLPSPVYFKLKRLLAERKQTVKQSVLYKQQLHDICAYDTDLSVERKNGQLKTLNDALKGIDNEIDMYIKEDADISKNFSLLTSIPGIGRVVALETIVLTENFMAIDNPRKYACYIGVAPFKKESGTSVRKGSSVSKKGFKQAKADLSIACLVCMQHIPNIRDYWERKRKEKCSGIVFNAIKFKMILRMFAVIKRGTPYVETDNYRNGKNKQPGVN from the coding sequence ATGGATAAAGAACTTTACATAGGCGTGGATGTCTCAAAGCAGACTCTCGACCTTGCTTATTATGACGGAGAAAGCATTGATTGGAAGAAAGCCCATATAAAGGTGAGCAACAACAATGCAGGTTTCAAGAAAATTGGTTCATGGGTGGCAAAGGTAAGCAAGGGGTTTGATATAGTCTTGTTCTGTATGGAATATACAGGACTTTACACCCAAAACTTTAGACTGTGGTTGGAAGAGAAACATTATATTTATAGGATGGTGGAACCTCGCAAGATGCATCGCTTTGAGCCAGACTTGGATGATGGACTGCGTTCGCTCGACCGCATCAAGACTGACGAGCTTGATTCTTTCCGCATAGCCATTTACTGTGAGCAGAACCACAGAAAGATTCTTCGCAACCCATCAAAACTTCCTTCTCCTGTATATTTTAAGTTGAAGAGGCTTTTGGCGGAACGCAAGCAGACAGTCAAGCAGTCAGTCCTTTACAAGCAGCAGCTTCATGATATATGTGCGTATGACACAGATTTGTCTGTGGAACGTAAGAATGGGCAACTTAAAACGCTCAATGATGCACTTAAAGGCATAGACAATGAAATTGACATGTACATAAAAGAAGATGCGGACATCAGCAAGAACTTTTCCCTGCTGACATCAATACCTGGTATTGGGCGTGTTGTCGCACTTGAAACCATTGTCTTGACCGAAAACTTCATGGCAATAGATAACCCACGTAAATACGCTTGCTATATTGGTGTCGCTCCTTTCAAGAAAGAATCTGGTACATCTGTGAGAAAAGGCTCGTCAGTCTCTAAGAAAGGTTTTAAACAGGCAAAGGCAGATTTGTCCATTGCCTGTTTGGTTTGCATGCAGCACATTCCGAACATCAGAGATTACTGGGAACGCAAGAGAAAGGAGAAATGCAGTGGAATAGTGTTTAATGCAATCAAGTTTAAGATGATACTCCGTATGTTTGCCGTTATAAAACGAGGTACTCCGTATGTGGAGACGGACAATTATCGAAATGGGAAAAACAAGCAACCAGGAGTGAACTAA
- a CDS encoding DUF4143 domain-containing protein, with protein MYDAIPSQLSKNATRYSVSSVIPGEKADRVTDIVQMMEESRVANIAYHTNDPNVGLALTKDLQRYKMYASDTGLFITLAFKSKSFTDNVIYQKLLSDKLDANLGYVYENVVAQMLKASGKDLYYHTILKLDGKGYYEIDFLLSDGSKVSPIEVKSSGYKAHTSLDKFSEKYSSRIAHKYLVYTKDLKKDGDTLCVPIYMVPLLP; from the coding sequence ATGTACGATGCCATCCCATCGCAGCTAAGCAAGAATGCAACTAGATATAGTGTATCTTCCGTTATACCAGGAGAAAAAGCTGATAGAGTAACCGACATTGTGCAAATGATGGAAGAATCAAGAGTAGCCAACATAGCCTATCATACCAACGATCCAAATGTAGGACTAGCCTTGACCAAAGACTTGCAACGCTACAAAATGTATGCTTCAGATACAGGACTTTTCATCACATTGGCATTCAAATCCAAGTCATTTACAGACAATGTCATCTATCAAAAACTATTGAGTGACAAACTGGATGCCAACTTAGGATACGTCTATGAGAATGTAGTGGCCCAAATGCTCAAAGCTTCAGGCAAGGACTTGTACTATCATACAATCCTCAAACTAGATGGAAAAGGATATTACGAGATAGACTTTCTGCTATCAGATGGCAGCAAGGTGAGCCCGATTGAAGTAAAGTCATCTGGCTATAAAGCACATACCTCTTTGGACAAATTCTCAGAAAAGTATTCTTCGAGAATCGCCCACAAATATCTAGTTTATACCAAAGATTTGAAGAAGGATGGCGATACGCTTTGCGTACCTATTTATATGGTACCACTACTGCCCTAA
- a CDS encoding IS110 family transposase, whose protein sequence is MKNKSFVGIDISKNVIDVSIFREDTNIKMFPHEVFNNTRKGFGDMCSWLKKSRVVLSQALFGMEFTGCYSLDLEKFLTSKNYSFCMLSTRIVKHHPMGTIDKRDKNDSAKIADFLYRYDGTECAKPYKLPSKAMQQLKQLVNERKFLVEQRTNFMNRMQMFETKEDSAMYESYIKKLNHDIEKIDQEECELMSKEEDVFDTFQNLLTIPGIGFVNATNIIAITRNFTAFDTARQYARYVGVAPCSHTSGTSVKWRARPSAHCNGQVKADLSMAALRAVEYDVEMQMFYNRKLGGRKDSDTKRKALNAVKFKLICRMFAIGKQKRKWEVLNTSDDRKNLHIEKSKASEL, encoded by the coding sequence ATGAAAAATAAATCATTTGTAGGCATTGACATCTCTAAAAATGTCATAGATGTATCTATATTTCGTGAGGACACCAACATCAAAATGTTCCCTCATGAGGTGTTCAACAACACTCGCAAGGGATTTGGCGATATGTGCTCATGGCTCAAAAAGAGCCGTGTGGTACTTTCCCAAGCCCTGTTTGGCATGGAATTTACAGGTTGCTACTCCTTGGACTTGGAAAAATTCCTCACGTCCAAGAATTACTCTTTCTGTATGCTTAGTACACGTATAGTAAAACATCATCCTATGGGGACAATAGATAAGCGAGACAAGAATGACTCTGCAAAGATAGCTGACTTCCTCTATCGTTATGATGGCACGGAATGTGCCAAGCCATACAAGTTGCCAAGCAAGGCTATGCAACAATTGAAGCAACTTGTCAATGAGCGTAAGTTCCTTGTGGAGCAACGGACAAACTTTATGAACCGAATGCAGATGTTTGAAACGAAAGAGGATTCTGCCATGTATGAGAGCTACATTAAAAAGCTCAATCATGACATTGAGAAGATAGATCAGGAAGAGTGTGAATTAATGTCCAAGGAGGAAGATGTCTTTGACACTTTTCAGAATCTGTTGACGATACCAGGAATTGGTTTTGTCAATGCAACAAACATAATTGCCATCACACGAAACTTTACCGCTTTTGACACAGCTCGGCAATATGCGAGATATGTTGGCGTAGCTCCATGCAGTCACACTTCTGGTACCAGTGTGAAATGGCGTGCCCGACCTTCCGCACACTGTAACGGTCAAGTGAAAGCTGACCTGTCTATGGCGGCATTGAGAGCTGTTGAGTACGATGTGGAAATGCAAATGTTTTATAATCGAAAGTTAGGAGGCAGAAAAGATTCTGATACTAAGCGTAAGGCATTGAATGCCGTCAAGTTTAAGCTCATTTGCAGAATGTTTGCCATAGGCAAGCAAAAGAGAAAATGGGAAGTGTTGAACACCTCTGACGACAGAAAGAACTTACATATTGAAAAGTCCAAAGCAAGTGAACTATGA
- a CDS encoding iron chelate uptake ABC transporter family permease subunit produces the protein MKTIVFGAIAIIILFFANLAWGSVNIPWQDVGAIISGSQTDETYRYILLESRLPAAIAALLSGAALATSGLLLQTAFRNPLAGPDVFGISSGAGLAVAIVMLAFGGNIALDDLGVGFLGDAGNYAIGGFLAILIAAFIGAMVVMGIITFFSAIVRSHTVLLIIGLMVGYLASSAISLLNFFSTAEGVKSYMVWGMGSFGNVSSQQMMFFIPLALIALAASLLLVKPLNAMLLGEQYAENLGFNIRRLRIVLLIITGLLTAVVTAFCGPIAFIGLATPHIARLIIGTENHRRLLPVTMLMGAAIALLCNLFCTLPSDGGIIPLNAVTPLFGAPVIIYVLVKKK, from the coding sequence ATGAAAACCATCGTTTTTGGGGCAATCGCCATTATCATACTGTTTTTCGCCAACCTGGCATGGGGGAGTGTAAACATCCCATGGCAGGACGTGGGGGCGATTATTTCGGGCTCTCAGACCGACGAAACCTACCGCTATATTCTGTTGGAATCGCGACTGCCGGCGGCGATTGCCGCTTTGCTTTCGGGCGCAGCCCTCGCCACGAGCGGCTTGCTCCTGCAGACAGCCTTCCGCAACCCCCTGGCGGGTCCTGACGTATTCGGTATCAGCAGCGGAGCCGGACTGGCGGTAGCCATCGTGATGCTTGCCTTTGGCGGCAATATTGCCCTGGATGATTTAGGGGTAGGTTTTCTGGGCGATGCCGGCAACTATGCCATCGGCGGTTTCCTGGCTATCCTCATCGCAGCCTTTATAGGGGCTATGGTGGTGATGGGCATCATCACCTTCTTTTCTGCCATTGTGCGCAGCCATACGGTACTGCTCATCATCGGACTGATGGTGGGCTATCTTGCCAGCAGCGCCATCTCATTGCTCAATTTCTTCAGTACGGCAGAGGGCGTGAAATCGTATATGGTTTGGGGCATGGGCAGCTTTGGCAATGTTTCGAGCCAGCAGATGATGTTCTTCATCCCGTTAGCCCTCATTGCCCTGGCTGCGTCTCTGCTCCTTGTAAAACCACTGAACGCCATGCTGTTAGGCGAGCAGTATGCCGAGAATCTGGGTTTCAACATCAGGCGCCTGCGCATCGTTCTGCTCATCATCACCGGTCTTCTTACGGCTGTGGTTACCGCCTTCTGCGGTCCCATCGCCTTCATCGGCCTGGCAACGCCGCATATCGCCCGCCTCATCATCGGCACGGAGAATCATCGCCGTCTGTTGCCCGTCACGATGCTGATGGGTGCAGCCATAGCCCTTCTCTGCAATCTCTTCTGCACCCTTCCGTCGGACGGTGGCATTATCCCCCTGAATGCCGTCACCCCGCTGTTCGGTGCCCCCGTCATCATCTATGTTTTGGTGAAAAAGAAATGA